From the genome of Seriola aureovittata isolate HTS-2021-v1 ecotype China chromosome 6, ASM2101889v1, whole genome shotgun sequence, one region includes:
- the LOC130171408 gene encoding AP-1 complex subunit sigma-2 isoform X3 — protein sequence MQFMLLFSRQGKLRLQKWYVPLSDKEKKKITRELVQTVLARKPKMCSFLEWRDLKIVYKRYASLYFCCAIEDQDNELITLEIIHRYVELLDKYFGSVCELDIIFNFEKAYFILDEFLLGGEAQETSKKNVLKAIEQADLLQESQSEDWGSLPNEELL from the exons ATGCAGTTCATGCTTCTGTTCAGTCGACAAGGCAAGCTCAGGCTTCAAAAATGGTACGTGCCTTTGTCTGataaggagaaaaagaagatcACCAGAGAACTGGTGCAGACAGTCCTGGCTCGAAAGCCCAAAATGTGCAGCTTTCTGGAGTGGAGAGACCTCAAGATTGTATATAAGAG ATATGCCAGCTTGTACTTCTGCTGTGCCATAGAGGACCAGGACAATGAGCTCATCACACTGGAGATCATCCACAGATATGTGGAGCTACTGGATAAATACTTTGGCAGT GTTTGTGAGCTGGACATAATTTTCAACTTTGAGAAGGCCTACTTCATTCTGGATGAATTCCTGTTGGGTGGGGAGGCTCAGGAGACATCCAAAAAGAATGTGTTAAAGGCCATTGAGCAAGCGGACCTGCTGCAGGAG AGCCAGAGTGAAGACTGGGGAAGTTTGCCTAATGAGGAGCTCTTGTAA
- the LOC130171408 gene encoding AP-1 complex subunit sigma-2 isoform X1: protein MQFMLLFSRQGKLRLQKWYVPLSDKEKKKITRELVQTVLARKPKMCSFLEWRDLKIVYKRYASLYFCCAIEDQDNELITLEIIHRYVELLDKYFGSVCELDIIFNFEKAYFILDEFLLGGEAQETSKKNVLKAIEQADLLQENIDFQMRLFAGVMVPSMASESSGLFQN from the exons ATGCAGTTCATGCTTCTGTTCAGTCGACAAGGCAAGCTCAGGCTTCAAAAATGGTACGTGCCTTTGTCTGataaggagaaaaagaagatcACCAGAGAACTGGTGCAGACAGTCCTGGCTCGAAAGCCCAAAATGTGCAGCTTTCTGGAGTGGAGAGACCTCAAGATTGTATATAAGAG ATATGCCAGCTTGTACTTCTGCTGTGCCATAGAGGACCAGGACAATGAGCTCATCACACTGGAGATCATCCACAGATATGTGGAGCTACTGGATAAATACTTTGGCAGT GTTTGTGAGCTGGACATAATTTTCAACTTTGAGAAGGCCTACTTCATTCTGGATGAATTCCTGTTGGGTGGGGAGGCTCAGGAGACATCCAAAAAGAATGTGTTAAAGGCCATTGAGCAAGCGGACCTGCTGCAGGAG AATATAGATTTTCAGATGCGCCTGTTTGCAG GTGTGATGGTCCCAAGTATGGCCTCTGAGTCCTCTGGTCTTTTCCAGAACTAG
- the LOC130171407 gene encoding synapse-associated protein 1-like: MFKNLGAWFGIEGENGQVKQEGESIVDVNEDTNHEINKTTAAVESERTSAAERDAKGFSGFIYDFASSASKKLSESVVETAQTLKKSVEEGKINGIIDKTILGDFQKEQEKFVQEKKAKTFGAAVPPWVGYNEEDTIQQQILALSADKRNFLRDPPAGMHFHFDFEQMYPVAMVMLEEDELLRKMRFHLVPKQVKEEVFWKNYFYRVSLIKQSAQLTALAAQQTAEWRHVEKTGCSPQDPHQKDVVKGKNPSAICRTKPKSSGDEEEISTSPHVSEFVSDAFDSCKINEDDLRKEMEQLVLDKREHSNTQQEETADWERELQEELQEYDVLADNENHDDNWDKEIEDMLKE, encoded by the exons atGTTTAAGAACTTGGGGGCTTGGTTTGGAATAGAAGGTGAAAATGGCCAAGTTAAACAAGAAGGCGAGTCTATTGTTGATGTCAACGAGGACACGAatcatgaaataaacaaaacgaCGGCTGCTGTTGAAAGTGAGCGGACAAGTGCTGCTGAGAGAGATGCTAAAGGCTTCAGTG GTTTCATCTATGATTTCGCCAGCAGTGCCTCAAAGAAACTGTCCGAGTCCGTGGTTGAAACGGCACAAACATTGAAGAAAAGTGTAGAGGAGGGGAAAATAAATGGAATCATTGATAAG ACCATTTTGGGTGATTTCCAGAAAGAACAAGAAAAGTTTGTTCaggagaaaaaagcaaaaacgtTTG GTGCTGCTGTGCCACCATGGGTCGGTTATAATGAAGAGGACACCATACAGCAACAGATTTTAGCTCTCTCAGCT GACAAAAGAAATTTTTTGCGAGACCCTCCTGCCGGGATGCATTTTCACTTTGACTTTGAGCAAATGTATccagttgccatggtgatgcTGGAGGAAGATGAGCTACTCAGAAAGATGCGCTTCCATCTGGTCCCCAAACA GGTGAAAGAGGAAGTGTTCTGGAAGAATTACTTCTACCGCGTGTCCTTGATAAAACAGTCGGCTCAGCTCACAGCTCTAGCAGCACAACAGACTGCTGAATGGAGGCATGTGGAGAAAACTGGCTGCAGTCCTCAGGATCCTCATCAAAAGG ATGTAGTTAAAGGGAAAAATCCATCTGCCATCTGTCGTACCAAACCGAAGTCAAGTGGG gatgaagaggagatcTCCACCAGCCCGCATGTGTCGGAATTTGTGAGTGATGCTTTTGACTCATGCAAGATAAACGAGGACGACTTACGCAAAGAAATGGAACAGCTAGTTCTGGACAAGCGggaacattcaaacacacagcagg aggAGACTGCGGACtgggagagagagctgcaggaggaactTCAGGAGTACGACGTGTTGGCTGATAACGAGAACCACGATGACAACTGGGACAAAGAGATTGAAGATATGCTAAAGGAGTAG
- the LOC130171408 gene encoding AP-1 complex subunit sigma-2 isoform X4 gives MQFMLLFSRQGKLRLQKWYVPLSDKEKKKITRELVQTVLARKPKMCSFLEWRDLKIVYKRYASLYFCCAIEDQDNELITLEIIHRYVELLDKYFGSVCELDIIFNFEKAYFILDEFLLGGEAQETSKKNVLKAIEQADLLQENIDFQMRLFAAPS, from the exons ATGCAGTTCATGCTTCTGTTCAGTCGACAAGGCAAGCTCAGGCTTCAAAAATGGTACGTGCCTTTGTCTGataaggagaaaaagaagatcACCAGAGAACTGGTGCAGACAGTCCTGGCTCGAAAGCCCAAAATGTGCAGCTTTCTGGAGTGGAGAGACCTCAAGATTGTATATAAGAG ATATGCCAGCTTGTACTTCTGCTGTGCCATAGAGGACCAGGACAATGAGCTCATCACACTGGAGATCATCCACAGATATGTGGAGCTACTGGATAAATACTTTGGCAGT GTTTGTGAGCTGGACATAATTTTCAACTTTGAGAAGGCCTACTTCATTCTGGATGAATTCCTGTTGGGTGGGGAGGCTCAGGAGACATCCAAAAAGAATGTGTTAAAGGCCATTGAGCAAGCGGACCTGCTGCAGGAG AATATAGATTTTCAGATGCGCCTGTTTGCAG CCCCGTCATGA
- the LOC130171408 gene encoding AP-1 complex subunit sigma-2 isoform X2: MQFMLLFSRQGKLRLQKWYVPLSDKEKKKITRELVQTVLARKPKMCSFLEWRDLKIVYKRYASLYFCCAIEDQDNELITLEIIHRYVELLDKYFGSVCELDIIFNFEKAYFILDEFLLGGEAQETSKKNVLKAIEQADLLQEEAETPRSVLEEIGLT; encoded by the exons ATGCAGTTCATGCTTCTGTTCAGTCGACAAGGCAAGCTCAGGCTTCAAAAATGGTACGTGCCTTTGTCTGataaggagaaaaagaagatcACCAGAGAACTGGTGCAGACAGTCCTGGCTCGAAAGCCCAAAATGTGCAGCTTTCTGGAGTGGAGAGACCTCAAGATTGTATATAAGAG ATATGCCAGCTTGTACTTCTGCTGTGCCATAGAGGACCAGGACAATGAGCTCATCACACTGGAGATCATCCACAGATATGTGGAGCTACTGGATAAATACTTTGGCAGT GTTTGTGAGCTGGACATAATTTTCAACTTTGAGAAGGCCTACTTCATTCTGGATGAATTCCTGTTGGGTGGGGAGGCTCAGGAGACATCCAAAAAGAATGTGTTAAAGGCCATTGAGCAAGCGGACCTGCTGCAGGAG GAAGCCGAGACCCCACGCAGCGTGCTGGAGGAAATTGGACTCACATAA
- the LOC130171007 gene encoding retinoschisin-like — MEVTARGAAVLLLLLICQALITVHSQEEEEVVQEEELQEEELQEEDQEVIETWTRNIKACTCDCESADSPTGTPAVIPPVPPTSLPSPPQGQPMNCMPECPYHRALGFESGSLTSDQISCSNQDQYSGWYSSWIPNKARLNNQGFGCAWLSKFNDQYQWIQIDLKEVGVVSGILTQGRCDADEWITKYSIQYRTVETLNWIYYKDQTGNNRVFYGNSDRSSTVQNLLRPPIVARYIRLLPLGWHTRIAMRMELLMCMNKCT, encoded by the exons atggaggtCACTGCTCGTggtgctgctgtgctgctcctcctgcttaTATGTCAGG CCCTGATTACCGTCCACTCCCAGGAG gaggaggaggttgtccaggaggaggagctgcaggaggaggagctgcaggaggaggaccaggaggtGATCGAGACATGGACGCGGAACATCAAAGCCTGCACCTGTGACTGTGAATCTGCTGATTCACCGACAGGCACCCCTGCTGTCATCCCACCTGTCCCGCCCACCTCGCTGCCCTCGCCGCCTCAGGGTCAACCAATGAACTGCATGCCAG AATGCCCCTACCACAGAGCCCTGGGCTTTGAATCTGGATCTTTGACATCAGACCAGATCAGCTGCTCCAATCAGGACCAGTACAGCGGCTGGTACTCCTCGTGGATCCCCAACAAGGCTCGCCTCAACAACCAAGGCTTTGG GTGCGCCTGGCTGTCCAAGTTCAACGACCAGTACCAATGGATCCAGATTGATCTGAAGGAGGTGGGAGTGGTGTCTGGTATCCTCACCCAGGGCCGCTGTGATGCTGATGAATGGATTACTAAATACAGCATCCAGTATCGTACTGTGGAGACTCTGAACTGGATCTACTACAAAGAccagacaggaaacaacagg GTTTTCTATGGGAACTCTGACCGCTCTTCCACGGTGCAGAACCTGCTGCGTCCTCCTATCGTGGCTCGTTACATCCGCCTGCTGCCGCTGGGCTGGCACACCCGCATCGCCATGAGGATGGAGCTTTTGATGTGCATGAACAAGTGCACCTGA
- the LOC130171408 gene encoding AP-1 complex subunit sigma-2 isoform X6 yields MQFMLLFSRQGKLRLQKWYVPLSDKEKKKITRELVQTVLARKPKMCSFLEWRDLKIVYKRYASLYFCCAIEDQDNELITLEIIHRYVELLDKYFGSVCELDIIFNFEKAYFILDEFLLGGEAQETSKKNVLKAIEQADLLQEPRHEYFNVPVY; encoded by the exons ATGCAGTTCATGCTTCTGTTCAGTCGACAAGGCAAGCTCAGGCTTCAAAAATGGTACGTGCCTTTGTCTGataaggagaaaaagaagatcACCAGAGAACTGGTGCAGACAGTCCTGGCTCGAAAGCCCAAAATGTGCAGCTTTCTGGAGTGGAGAGACCTCAAGATTGTATATAAGAG ATATGCCAGCTTGTACTTCTGCTGTGCCATAGAGGACCAGGACAATGAGCTCATCACACTGGAGATCATCCACAGATATGTGGAGCTACTGGATAAATACTTTGGCAGT GTTTGTGAGCTGGACATAATTTTCAACTTTGAGAAGGCCTACTTCATTCTGGATGAATTCCTGTTGGGTGGGGAGGCTCAGGAGACATCCAAAAAGAATGTGTTAAAGGCCATTGAGCAAGCGGACCTGCTGCAGGAG CCCCGTCATGAGTACTTTAATGTGCCTGTGTACTGA
- the LOC130171408 gene encoding AP-1 complex subunit sigma-2 isoform X5 has translation MQFMLLFSRQGKLRLQKWYVPLSDKEKKKITRELVQTVLARKPKMCSFLEWRDLKIVYKRYASLYFCCAIEDQDNELITLEIIHRYVELLDKYFGSVCELDIIFNFEKAYFILDEFLLGGEAQETSKKNVLKAIEQADLLQENIDFQMRLFAEPE, from the exons ATGCAGTTCATGCTTCTGTTCAGTCGACAAGGCAAGCTCAGGCTTCAAAAATGGTACGTGCCTTTGTCTGataaggagaaaaagaagatcACCAGAGAACTGGTGCAGACAGTCCTGGCTCGAAAGCCCAAAATGTGCAGCTTTCTGGAGTGGAGAGACCTCAAGATTGTATATAAGAG ATATGCCAGCTTGTACTTCTGCTGTGCCATAGAGGACCAGGACAATGAGCTCATCACACTGGAGATCATCCACAGATATGTGGAGCTACTGGATAAATACTTTGGCAGT GTTTGTGAGCTGGACATAATTTTCAACTTTGAGAAGGCCTACTTCATTCTGGATGAATTCCTGTTGGGTGGGGAGGCTCAGGAGACATCCAAAAAGAATGTGTTAAAGGCCATTGAGCAAGCGGACCTGCTGCAGGAG AATATAGATTTTCAGATGCGCCTGTTTGCAG AGCCAGAGTGA